CCGCTATATACGGAGAGCTCCTCGTCGGTCTTGTCGTTCAGAGATTTCAGTATAGCCTCAACCATTTTAACCCGCGTCATAGGCTTGATGATGAAGTGGCGCACGCCGATCTGCCGCACCTCGTCGAGCAGTTCCCGGTCCCCCAACGTACTCACCATGATGACCCGCACTCCGGGATGCTCGGACCGGAGCTGCCGGGCTGTTTCAAGGCCGTTGAGGACAGGCATGACCACATCCAGCAGAACGATATCGGGCGCCAGCTCCTCCACCATACGGAGGCACTGCCTGCCGTCATAGGCATGGCCGACGATCTCCATACCCTTGACCTTCAGCTCCCGGTTCACAATCTTGTGGATAAAAGGGG
Above is a window of Synergistales bacterium DNA encoding:
- a CDS encoding response regulator, with the translated sequence MRTGVRVLVVDDSPFIHKIVNRELKVKGMEIVGHAYDGRQCLRMVEELAPDIVLLDVVMPVLNGLETARQLRSEHPGVRVIMVSTLGDRELLDEVRQIGVRHFIIKPMTRVKMVEAILKSLNDKTDEELSVYSGK